The following are encoded in a window of Planctomycetaceae bacterium genomic DNA:
- a CDS encoding bifunctional nuclease family protein, with amino-acid sequence MANIAVELSRIIIDETSDQQVIVLKEKNGSRYLPIIIGIVEVMAIDRKLKKIETPRPLTHDLLYNTIHAMGAKIEKIVIDDIKNHTYYATIHLNVSGEKVEVDSRPSDAIALSAGTKIPLFVAEHVFSKG; translated from the coding sequence GTGGCAAATATTGCGGTTGAATTATCTCGAATAATAATTGACGAGACCAGTGACCAGCAGGTTATCGTTCTTAAAGAAAAGAATGGCAGTCGCTATCTGCCGATAATTATCGGCATTGTCGAGGTAATGGCTATTGACCGCAAACTGAAAAAAATCGAAACGCCCCGCCCGCTGACGCATGATTTGCTGTATAATACCATTCACGCAATGGGCGCAAAGATTGAAAAGATTGTGATTGACGACATTAAAAACCATACCTATTACGCAACGATACATCTGAACGTCAGCGGAGAAAAGGTAGAAGTTGATTCCCGCCCCAGCGACGCCATCGCGCTTTCCGCAGGAACAAAGATCCCGCTTTTTGTGGCGGAACACGTCTTTAGTAAAGGGTAA